A window of Metabacillus sp. B2-18 contains these coding sequences:
- a CDS encoding YugN family protein yields MKIEGTGLEGITIDLARLDEIMDDLGLVRAGQWDYERATYDRKIEAKGDIYYLRVPAYAVEGDVGGRHAVMKLITPLLGKHYYPHGVEYGEGEVFPSAVVDTSKNLLKRLSEELKKVQ; encoded by the coding sequence ATGAAAATTGAAGGCACTGGTTTAGAGGGAATTACAATAGATCTTGCACGTTTAGATGAGATAATGGACGATCTTGGGTTAGTAAGAGCGGGACAATGGGATTATGAGCGTGCTACCTACGATCGTAAGATTGAAGCTAAAGGGGATATCTACTATCTACGTGTTCCTGCTTATGCTGTTGAAGGAGATGTTGGAGGACGTCATGCTGTTATGAAGCTTATTACTCCTCTTTTAGGCAAGCACTACTATCCTCACGGTGTTGAGTACGGTGAAGGAGAAGTATTTCCATCAGCTGTAGTCGATACTAGTAAAAATCTATTAAAAAGATTATCTGAAGAATTAAAAAAGGTTCAGTAA
- a CDS encoding CAP domain-containing protein — MSLQFTQRNILLFIMICILLLSPLQVRAEEFNHTVKKGETLWSIAQSYQVGLSEILASNRHIDNPHLIFPGQKLHIPQLNEIKLIEKQVITLTNLERKDAGLPPLQTNWELSRVARFKSKDMKELNYFSHDSPTYGSPFTMINNFNISFRTAAENLAAGQRTPKEVVSAWMNSPGHRANILKKEVSEIGVGYVNGGEYGHYWTQMFISR; from the coding sequence ATGAGTTTGCAATTCACTCAGCGTAATATTCTACTATTTATCATGATTTGTATTTTGTTGTTATCTCCTCTTCAAGTGAGAGCAGAGGAATTTAATCACACAGTCAAAAAAGGGGAAACTTTATGGAGTATTGCTCAATCTTATCAAGTCGGATTATCAGAAATTCTTGCCTCGAATCGTCATATAGATAATCCTCATTTAATTTTCCCAGGACAGAAGCTGCATATTCCACAATTAAACGAAATTAAATTAATAGAAAAGCAAGTAATTACTTTAACAAACCTGGAAAGGAAGGATGCTGGTCTCCCACCATTACAGACCAATTGGGAGCTTTCCCGGGTTGCAAGATTTAAATCAAAGGACATGAAAGAGTTGAACTATTTTAGCCATGATTCACCAACATATGGCTCTCCCTTTACGATGATTAATAACTTTAATATTTCTTTCCGAACAGCAGCTGAAAACTTAGCAGCAGGTCAGAGAACCCCAAAAGAAGTAGTAAGTGCATGGATGAATAGTCCGGGACATCGTGCTAACATACTTAAAAAGGAAGTTTCGGAAATTGGAGTAGGGTATGTTAATGGAGGTGAGTATGGCCACTATTGGACACAAATGTTTATTAGCAGGTAA
- a CDS encoding CAP domain-containing protein translates to MHILIRSILIFCIIFVSYTLFFHYGKYTPNEQLKEENVQISNEESTNSEKQVAEGETAPNEGLLSFMEKSSEEITAILGEPDRIDPSAYDYDWWIYEQEDNQYIQVGVLNQRVVSVYGIGKELNAKPFVIGQPIQEVFKIQPVSSSLSLEYEGNSYRFEFSEEDMNTRPTVKIGDVFVQLYIDKFDGILSSIRVIDAETFIKQRSYEVTYRGELIEPKEISEDKWEKIEAGAEQQILSITNMLRARHGLSAVQWHEDTSKVAFLHSKDMKENEYFSHESPTEGTLVNRLAQLDIKYQMAGENIAAQYVDAIAASEGWLNSKGHRDTMLNEEFTHLGVGVDGLYYTQNFITNWDLNQ, encoded by the coding sequence CTGCATATACTGATTCGGAGCATTTTAATTTTTTGTATTATTTTTGTTAGTTATACGTTATTTTTTCATTATGGAAAATATACTCCAAATGAACAACTTAAAGAAGAGAATGTTCAAATATCAAATGAAGAATCAACGAATTCTGAAAAACAAGTTGCTGAAGGTGAAACAGCTCCAAATGAGGGTTTATTATCATTTATGGAGAAATCATCTGAAGAAATCACTGCAATACTAGGTGAGCCTGACCGTATCGATCCCTCTGCTTATGATTATGATTGGTGGATTTACGAACAAGAAGACAATCAATATATACAGGTGGGAGTTTTAAATCAAAGGGTCGTATCAGTTTATGGAATAGGAAAAGAATTAAACGCTAAACCGTTTGTGATTGGACAACCTATTCAAGAAGTCTTTAAAATACAACCTGTTTCATCTAGTTTATCACTAGAGTATGAAGGTAATTCATATCGTTTTGAATTTTCGGAGGAAGATATGAATACCAGACCAACAGTAAAAATAGGTGATGTGTTTGTGCAGTTATATATTGATAAATTTGACGGAATTTTATCAAGCATTCGGGTGATAGATGCTGAGACATTTATCAAACAACGCTCCTATGAGGTTACATACAGAGGTGAGCTCATTGAACCAAAAGAAATAAGTGAAGATAAATGGGAAAAGATTGAAGCTGGTGCTGAACAACAGATCTTGTCAATAACGAATATGTTAAGAGCAAGGCATGGTTTATCAGCTGTTCAGTGGCATGAAGATACGTCAAAGGTTGCTTTTTTACATAGTAAAGATATGAAAGAGAATGAATATTTTTCTCATGAATCGCCAACAGAAGGTACTCTTGTTAATCGTCTTGCACAATTGGATATCAAGTATCAGATGGCAGGTGAAAACATAGCTGCTCAATATGTAGACGCTATTGCAGCAAGTGAAGGGTGGCTAAACAGTAAAGGTCATCGTGATACTATGCTAAACGAGGAATTTACACACTTAGGAGTTGGAGTAGACGGTCTTTATTATACACAGAATTTTATTACAAATTGGGATTTAAACCAATAA
- a CDS encoding PaaI family thioesterase, producing the protein MTKDELLKLSSEVLQNANEEDQYVLELLLNGLKKKQFHEKGSYIGALLHAEGEYKEHEFKITIPNTPIIQNALNIVHGGITATLLDSAMGGLVHHILPPDKAAVTTEIKINYVAPGVGKELTCVAGMIHKGNKTVVTEGKVFRDDGTLIAHSTASFFIINRT; encoded by the coding sequence ATGACAAAGGATGAATTATTAAAATTAAGTTCCGAAGTTTTACAAAATGCAAATGAAGAGGATCAATATGTTTTAGAACTTCTACTTAATGGATTGAAGAAAAAGCAATTTCATGAAAAAGGTTCCTACATAGGTGCGCTTCTCCATGCTGAGGGCGAGTACAAGGAACATGAATTTAAAATTACCATTCCAAACACACCAATTATTCAGAATGCACTAAACATAGTACATGGCGGAATAACCGCTACTTTATTAGACTCAGCTATGGGAGGGCTTGTCCATCATATCCTCCCCCCTGATAAAGCAGCCGTTACAACTGAAATTAAAATTAACTATGTGGCTCCAGGGGTTGGCAAGGAACTGACATGTGTTGCCGGGATGATTCATAAAGGCAATAAAACGGTTGTTACGGAAGGAAAAGTTTTTCGTGATGACGGAACATTAATTGCACATAGTACAGCAAGTTTTTTTATTATTAATAGAACATAA
- a CDS encoding DDE-type integrase/transposase/recombinase, with protein sequence MYPQIITYLLTFINYQEQLIRTLLTLLIGKSMFDKPTEQPVNKPYRKLQVDDLPVIEVLEQLDYRVLLSEYLEKNGKALKPVQRRKNAKVSVPKAMNCPKCGAPSDYLYANNGDKGQYQCKVCTELFSEKNRYSKEAILKCPHCSKTLEKIKERKDFHVFKCKNNDCSYYQKKLNGMTSKEKKRFKKDPQAFKLRYIFRQFYIDFQPLSKESPELPAVDLSKIYASPHTLGLILTYHVNYGLSARKTAAIMQDVHGVMISHQTVLNYENSVALLLKPYVDHYPYELSDQFCGDETYIRVNGRWHYLFFFFDAVKKIILSYPVSPNRDTATAIRAIDEVLIKMKEIPENLTFVVDGNPIYLLAQHFFAQHEILFDVKQVIGLTNEDPVSTEYRPMKQIIERLNRTFKGNYRSTHGFGSEHGSISYVTLFTAYFNFLRPHAALEGKVPVVNPELKGLPTMPARWTKLIGLAQQWIVEQRQA encoded by the coding sequence TTGTACCCTCAAATTATAACCTATTTATTAACTTTTATAAACTATCAAGAACAACTCATTCGAACATTGCTTACTTTATTGATTGGTAAAAGCATGTTCGATAAACCTACTGAACAGCCCGTAAATAAACCTTATCGAAAACTTCAAGTGGATGACCTTCCGGTCATTGAAGTTCTAGAACAGCTTGATTATCGAGTTCTTCTTAGTGAATATCTAGAGAAGAACGGGAAAGCTCTCAAACCTGTTCAAAGGCGTAAGAATGCAAAAGTTTCCGTACCTAAAGCCATGAACTGTCCAAAGTGTGGTGCTCCATCGGATTATCTTTATGCCAACAATGGAGATAAAGGTCAGTATCAATGCAAGGTGTGTACAGAACTTTTCAGTGAAAAGAACCGTTACTCTAAGGAGGCCATCCTGAAGTGTCCTCATTGTTCCAAGACTCTCGAGAAAATAAAAGAAAGAAAAGATTTTCACGTGTTTAAGTGCAAGAACAATGACTGTTCTTATTATCAAAAGAAGCTCAATGGGATGACTTCAAAAGAAAAGAAAAGGTTCAAAAAGGACCCTCAAGCATTTAAATTGAGATACATTTTCCGTCAGTTTTATATCGATTTCCAGCCGTTATCTAAGGAATCACCAGAACTGCCGGCCGTGGACTTATCAAAGATTTATGCATCCCCACATACATTAGGATTGATCCTAACCTATCATGTAAACTATGGCCTTTCGGCCCGTAAAACAGCTGCGATTATGCAGGACGTACACGGAGTGATGATTTCACATCAGACTGTATTGAACTACGAAAATAGCGTAGCTTTATTACTTAAACCTTATGTGGATCACTATCCCTATGAACTTTCAGACCAATTCTGCGGTGATGAAACGTATATCAGAGTAAACGGTCGATGGCATTATTTATTTTTCTTTTTTGACGCCGTGAAAAAGATTATTCTTTCGTATCCGGTGTCGCCTAATCGAGACACAGCAACAGCCATTCGAGCAATTGATGAGGTCTTAATCAAGATGAAAGAGATTCCAGAAAATCTGACCTTTGTGGTAGACGGGAATCCAATCTATCTTTTAGCCCAACATTTCTTCGCTCAACATGAGATTTTATTCGATGTGAAGCAGGTCATTGGATTAACCAATGAGGACCCTGTTTCAACCGAATATAGACCAATGAAACAAATAATTGAGAGACTTAACCGCACCTTTAAGGGCAATTATCGCTCCACTCATGGATTCGGCTCTGAACATGGTTCCATTTCATACGTCACCTTATTTACGGCCTACTTTAACTTTTTGCGTCCGCATGCCGCCTTAGAAGGAAAAGTGCCCGTAGTGAATCCAGAACTCAAGGGGCTTCCAACAATGCCAGCACGTTGGACAAAGCTCATTGGATTAGCACAACAATGGATAGTAGAACAAAGACAAGCCTAA
- a CDS encoding YlbD family protein — translation MTSKKTHPSVQQFKEFVKKHPKLVQEVRKGNKEWQEVFEDWYLLGENDIVWKQYKGDQTEDSSEKETKSKSDFMTQIFSAVKQMDMDTVNHHINNMSSTISTIQGLFDQFGGSKGSNQKSATASQHPFSFRKD, via the coding sequence ATGACATCTAAAAAAACGCATCCATCTGTACAACAATTTAAGGAATTTGTTAAAAAACATCCCAAACTTGTTCAAGAAGTCCGTAAGGGTAATAAAGAGTGGCAGGAAGTGTTTGAAGATTGGTATTTACTTGGAGAAAATGATATTGTTTGGAAACAGTATAAAGGAGATCAGACAGAGGATTCTTCTGAAAAGGAAACAAAAAGTAAATCTGATTTTATGACACAAATATTTTCAGCTGTTAAGCAAATGGATATGGATACTGTAAACCATCATATTAACAACATGAGTAGTACTATTTCTACCATTCAAGGTCTTTTCGATCAGTTTGGTGGTTCAAAAGGCTCTAATCAAAAGTCTGCAACAGCAAGTCAGCATCCCTTTTCATTCAGAAAGGATTAG
- a CDS encoding YlbE-like family protein produces the protein MRKEVQDYIFANDERKKFVREQPYWYRKLSRNPNDINDMEISMMNYYQKTIPHKVQQFSNSIQMASMMVAMFQSMRQQD, from the coding sequence ATGAGAAAAGAAGTTCAAGATTATATATTTGCAAATGATGAACGAAAGAAATTTGTACGTGAACAACCATATTGGTATAGGAAACTGTCAAGAAACCCTAATGATATAAACGATATGGAAATTAGTATGATGAACTATTATCAAAAGACAATTCCTCATAAAGTACAGCAGTTTTCAAACTCGATACAAATGGCGTCGATGATGGTAGCAATGTTTCAATCTATGAGACAGCAGGATTAG